One segment of Gemmatimonadota bacterium DNA contains the following:
- the serS gene encoding serine--tRNA ligase — protein sequence MLDPKRVREEPQLVRERLGRRGQAELSGLVERVLELDEQRRGLVGQVDALRARRNEVSPSVARLRREGRAAEAEQVIGEMRELGERIGGLEQRLGGVDAAVRDLLLQIPNLPDEDVPPGGAEANRVIREWGAEVRFDFTPRPHWELGEALGILDLPRGAKVAGSGFPLYVGAGAKLERSLINFMLDLHAHSHGYTEVWPPLLINRQAALGTGHLPKFGEDMYDVAADGLYLVPTAEVPVTNLHAEELLPPDALPLRYVAYTPCFRREAGAHGKETRGLVRVHQFDKVELVRFERPDAAPAALEELTGHAEAVLQQLGLRYRVVLLAAGDLGFANAKTYDLEAWAPGVGRWLEVSSCSLYRDYQARRANIRFRPAPGARPEFVHTLNGSALALARTLVALLETYQQADGSVRLPPALAEYAGRDRIG from the coding sequence ATGCTGGATCCGAAGCGCGTGCGTGAGGAGCCGCAGCTTGTTCGGGAGCGGCTGGGCCGGCGGGGCCAGGCGGAGCTGAGCGGGCTGGTGGAGCGGGTGCTCGAGCTGGACGAGCAGCGGCGGGGGTTGGTCGGGCAGGTGGATGCGCTGCGGGCGCGGCGCAACGAAGTTTCGCCGTCGGTTGCGCGGCTGCGGCGGGAGGGGCGGGCGGCGGAGGCGGAGCAGGTGATCGGCGAGATGCGGGAGCTGGGCGAGCGGATCGGCGGGCTGGAGCAGCGGCTGGGTGGGGTAGACGCTGCGGTGCGCGATCTGCTGCTGCAGATCCCGAACCTGCCGGACGAAGACGTGCCGCCGGGTGGCGCCGAGGCGAATCGCGTGATCCGGGAATGGGGCGCGGAGGTGCGCTTCGACTTCACGCCGCGCCCGCACTGGGAGCTGGGCGAGGCGCTGGGCATTCTGGATCTGCCGCGCGGCGCGAAGGTCGCGGGGAGCGGCTTCCCCCTTTACGTGGGCGCGGGTGCGAAGCTCGAGCGCTCGCTCATCAACTTCATGCTCGACCTGCACGCGCACAGTCACGGCTACACGGAAGTCTGGCCGCCGCTGCTGATCAACCGTCAGGCCGCGTTAGGCACGGGGCACCTGCCCAAATTCGGCGAGGACATGTACGACGTCGCGGCCGACGGTCTCTATCTTGTTCCCACTGCCGAGGTGCCGGTCACGAACCTGCACGCAGAGGAGTTGCTGCCGCCGGACGCGCTGCCGCTGCGCTATGTGGCCTATACGCCCTGTTTCCGGCGGGAGGCTGGCGCGCACGGCAAGGAGACGCGCGGGCTGGTGCGCGTGCATCAGTTCGACAAGGTCGAGCTGGTGCGGTTCGAGCGGCCTGACGCCGCGCCCGCCGCGCTGGAGGAGCTGACCGGCCACGCGGAGGCGGTCTTGCAGCAGTTGGGGCTGCGCTACCGCGTCGTGCTGCTGGCCGCCGGCGACCTGGGGTTCGCCAACGCGAAGACGTACGACCTCGAGGCCTGGGCGCCGGGTGTCGGGCGCTGGCTCGAGGTTTCGAGCTGCTCGCTCTACCGCGATTATCAGGCCCGGCGCGCGAACATCCGCTTCCGGCCCGCGCCCGGTGCGCGGCCCGAATTCGTGCACACGCTGAACGGCTCCGCGCTGGCGCTGGCCCGCACGC